The Sphingomonas sanxanigenens DSM 19645 = NX02 genome includes a region encoding these proteins:
- a CDS encoding IS110 family transposase gives MTEAVKYVGLDVHKETIAVAVADGERGGEVRFVGTVANEDDAIRKLVKRLMGPGVTLNVCYEAGPCGYGLHRLLTKLGQDCIVIAPSMMPRRPGDHVKTDRRDAMTLARLLRAGELTAIWVPDEAHEAVRDLIRARRSAQDDAIGAKQTVRSFLLRHDRRFSGKAAWTKMYWRWLSEQRFDFPHQQLAFEEMQKRVLEAQARVGRLEAALAEAVDSWCFAPLVRNLQVLRGIRLVSAATLVAEVGDLTRFDNPKQLMAYVGLVPSEHSSGARTKRGRVTRAGNAQARTMLIEAGWSYRLPAREERRYRERVIDLPEEIQAIGWKAQVRLCQRYRRLAATGKPQPKVTTAIARELVGYAWDIARRVSPVVAG, from the coding sequence ATGACGGAGGCGGTGAAATACGTTGGTCTGGACGTTCATAAGGAAACCATCGCGGTCGCGGTTGCCGATGGAGAGCGCGGAGGAGAGGTACGTTTCGTTGGCACGGTCGCGAACGAGGATGATGCGATTAGAAAGCTGGTCAAGCGGCTGATGGGACCGGGCGTGACGTTGAACGTCTGCTATGAGGCTGGCCCCTGTGGCTATGGCTTGCATCGGCTGCTGACGAAGCTGGGGCAGGATTGCATCGTCATCGCCCCTTCAATGATGCCGCGACGCCCAGGCGACCATGTGAAAACGGACCGGCGTGACGCGATGACGCTGGCGCGGTTGTTACGTGCCGGCGAACTCACCGCGATCTGGGTGCCGGATGAAGCGCACGAGGCGGTACGCGATCTCATCCGCGCGCGACGTAGCGCACAGGACGATGCCATCGGGGCCAAGCAGACGGTGCGCAGCTTCCTGCTGCGGCATGATCGTCGTTTCAGCGGCAAGGCGGCCTGGACGAAAATGTATTGGCGGTGGTTGTCCGAGCAGCGGTTCGATTTTCCCCATCAGCAACTGGCATTCGAGGAGATGCAGAAGCGGGTGCTGGAAGCGCAGGCGCGGGTTGGAAGGCTGGAGGCGGCGCTGGCCGAAGCGGTGGATTCATGGTGTTTCGCGCCACTGGTCCGCAATCTGCAGGTGCTGCGCGGTATCAGGCTGGTCAGCGCCGCGACGTTGGTGGCCGAGGTCGGGGATCTCACCCGCTTCGACAATCCCAAGCAGTTGATGGCGTATGTCGGCCTGGTGCCGTCCGAGCACTCCAGCGGTGCCCGGACTAAACGGGGCCGGGTCACGCGCGCGGGCAACGCGCAGGCACGGACCATGCTGATCGAGGCTGGCTGGTCGTATCGACTGCCCGCACGCGAGGAGCGACGCTACCGTGAGCGGGTCATCGACCTGCCAGAGGAAATCCAGGCGATCGGGTGGAAAGCGCAGGTTCGCCTGTGCCAGCGTTACCGTCGACTGGCCGCCACCGGCAAGCCGCAGCCCAAGGTGACGACTGCGATCGCGCGTGAACTCGTCGGCTATGCTTGGGACATCGCAAGGCGGGTGTCACCGGTCGTGGCTGGCTGA
- a CDS encoding IS3 family transposase (programmed frameshift) has protein sequence MRKSRFTEAQIIGMIKEQEAGLPTVEVCRKHGLSTATFYKLKAKYGGMEVSDAHRLRQLEDENGKLKRLLADSMLDNAILKDLLGKGLTTPGQRRDVALGVMRDYQVSQRRACVLIGVDPKTVRRERPPDHGAIREAMREIAGQRRRFGYRRIGVMLERKGMSMNHKKLYRLYREEGLSIRRRRGRKRARGSRTPVPGALRPGDRWSMDFVADTFGASRKFRILAINDDCCRENLCLAADTSISGARVARELDALVRLHGKPACIVSDNGTEFTSRAILQWASQNKVEWHYIDPGKPQQNGFIESFNGSLRDELLNEELFDSLADARRKLAIWRYDYNHVRPHSSLGNRTPAQARRTFVQDDSITPGALVQASIPEYSTARLSL, from the exons ATGAGGAAGAGCCGTTTTACCGAGGCGCAGATCATCGGGATGATCAAGGAACAGGAGGCCGGACTTCCGACGGTGGAGGTTTGCCGCAAGCACGGCCTGAGCACGGCGACCTTTTACAAGCTGAAGGCGAAGTACGGTGGCATGGAGGTATCGGACGCCCACCGGTTGCGGCAGTTGGAGGACGAAAACGGCAAGCTGAAGCGGCTCCTGGCCGACAGCATGCTGGACAACGCGATCCTGAAGGACCTGCTGGGAAAAG GGCTGACGACGCCGGGCCAGCGGCGCGACGTGGCGCTCGGCGTGATGCGGGACTACCAGGTCTCACAGCGTCGGGCCTGCGTGCTGATTGGCGTCGATCCCAAGACGGTCAGGCGCGAACGCCCGCCGGACCACGGAGCGATCCGCGAAGCCATGCGGGAGATCGCAGGGCAGCGCCGTCGGTTCGGCTATCGCCGGATCGGCGTCATGCTGGAGCGCAAGGGCATGAGCATGAACCACAAGAAGCTCTACCGGCTATATCGGGAAGAAGGCTTGTCTATACGCCGACGACGCGGCCGCAAGCGCGCCCGAGGCAGCCGGACGCCGGTGCCGGGAGCACTTCGTCCTGGTGACCGCTGGTCGATGGACTTTGTCGCCGATACGTTTGGTGCGTCGCGCAAGTTCAGGATTCTGGCGATCAACGATGATTGCTGCCGGGAGAACCTGTGCTTGGCCGCGGACACCAGCATCTCGGGAGCTCGGGTGGCGCGCGAACTGGATGCGCTGGTTCGCCTGCACGGGAAACCTGCTTGCATTGTCAGTGACAATGGCACTGAATTTACGAGCCGGGCGATCCTGCAATGGGCCAGCCAGAACAAGGTTGAGTGGCATTACATCGATCCCGGTAAGCCCCAGCAGAACGGCTTCATCGAGAGCTTCAACGGCTCATTGCGCGATGAGCTGCTCAACGAGGAGCTGTTCGACAGCTTGGCTGACGCCCGCCGGAAGCTGGCCATCTGGCGCTACGACTACAACCATGTTCGCCCCCACTCATCGTTGGGAAATCGAACGCCTGCACAAGCGCGTCGGACGTTCGTGCAGGACGATAGCATCACGCCCGGCGCGCTTGTGCAGGCGAGCATACCGGAATATTCAACCGCAAGACTCTCGTTATGA
- a CDS encoding recombinase family protein → MCRRAYRNIQPQDSRYDRGTAGGQVTCLEFLKAGDTLVVWKLDRLGRSLTNLLAIITDLKNRGVAFRSLTEQMDTSTPHGELLFSLFGALAQYERALTRERVMAGLVAARRRGRRGGRPPSIDAETIEQITAALDAGASKASVCRSFKVPRSTLIGTLDRIGWTGPVKA, encoded by the coding sequence TTGTGCAGGCGAGCATACCGGAATATTCAACCGCAAGACTCTCGTTATGATCGAGGGACCGCCGGGGGGCAGGTCACTTGCCTCGAATTCCTGAAGGCCGGCGACACCTTGGTCGTTTGGAAACTCGACCGTCTCGGGCGATCATTGACCAATCTTCTGGCGATCATAACCGATCTGAAAAATCGAGGTGTGGCCTTCCGATCGCTAACGGAGCAGATGGACACAAGCACGCCCCATGGTGAATTGCTGTTTTCGCTCTTCGGCGCGCTCGCCCAATATGAACGCGCGCTCACGCGTGAGCGGGTGATGGCAGGCTTGGTCGCAGCTCGACGACGGGGCCGGCGCGGGGGCCGGCCGCCCAGCATTGACGCGGAAACGATCGAGCAGATCACGGCAGCCCTCGATGCCGGCGCAAGCAAGGCGTCGGTGTGCCGATCATTCAAGGTGCCGCGATCGACCCTCATCGGCACGCTCGATCGCATTGGCTGGACGGGACCGGTCAAGGCCTGA
- a CDS encoding MerR family transcriptional regulator has protein sequence MGNSLHLAEDDETLKDAGRDNPTHKGRTRAKDADLQVYGIQDVAQELGLTLRTLRFYEKEGLIAPQRVGSTRAYSRREIGRIQLILRGKRLGFSIKEIKEFLDLYDADPEHKEQMERLIARIRERLVDLKTQRSALDLTIDELTTIEVEAMAKLQR, from the coding sequence ATGGGGAACTCGCTCCACCTCGCCGAGGACGATGAAACGCTTAAGGACGCGGGTCGCGACAACCCCACGCACAAGGGGAGAACCCGCGCAAAGGATGCGGATTTACAAGTGTACGGCATCCAGGATGTCGCTCAGGAACTCGGACTGACACTTCGCACGCTACGCTTCTACGAAAAGGAGGGGCTCATCGCCCCTCAACGGGTAGGCAGCACCCGGGCATATTCCAGGCGTGAGATCGGACGCATACAGCTGATTTTGCGCGGCAAACGCCTTGGCTTCTCCATCAAGGAAATCAAGGAGTTTCTCGATCTCTACGATGCCGATCCCGAGCATAAGGAGCAAATGGAGCGATTGATTGCCCGCATCCGGGAAAGGTTGGTCGACTTGAAGACGCAGCGCTCTGCGCTCGACCTGACAATCGACGAGCTTACAACCATCGAAGTGGAAGCGATGGCAAAGTTGCAGCGATAA
- a CDS encoding acetate/propionate family kinase, with the protein MKAVVSLNSGSSSIKFSLFVLDTQGALQFSAGGKIEKIGIAPSLKVRSVEGAILLERDWPDGASLSHADLLADLFAWAAEYPLEGREIIAIGHRVVHGGTEFAAPRLIEPDLLDALEALCPLAPLHQPHNLAAIRAIAALSPDLPQVACFDTAFHRDKPALAARLAIPRALHDQGVRRYGFHGLSYEYIARRLAEIDPALASGRVIAAHLGNGASLCAMDAGRSIDTTMGFTALDGLMMGTRCGSLDPGAVLHLQSQMGMSAAQVEELLYKRSGLLGVSGLSSDMRTLAEAGTAEAEEAMDLFAWRAGREAGALASSLGGLDGIVFTAGIGENDAAMRSRICRRLEWLGLEIDEIANAGNGPLISLPDSKVKAYVIATDEERMIALHTLKIVEKAE; encoded by the coding sequence ATGAAGGCGGTCGTCAGCCTTAATTCGGGCTCCTCCAGCATCAAATTCTCGCTGTTCGTGCTCGATACGCAAGGAGCGCTGCAGTTCTCGGCGGGCGGCAAGATCGAGAAGATCGGCATTGCGCCGAGCCTGAAGGTCAGGTCTGTCGAGGGGGCGATCCTGCTCGAACGGGACTGGCCGGACGGCGCGTCGCTCAGCCATGCCGATCTGCTGGCCGACCTTTTCGCCTGGGCTGCCGAGTATCCGCTGGAAGGCCGGGAGATCATCGCGATCGGGCATCGGGTCGTGCATGGCGGCACCGAATTCGCCGCGCCCAGGCTTATCGAACCGGACCTGCTCGACGCGCTGGAGGCCCTCTGCCCGCTTGCGCCGCTCCATCAGCCTCATAATCTTGCTGCGATCCGCGCCATCGCGGCGCTTTCCCCCGATCTGCCGCAGGTGGCCTGCTTTGACACGGCCTTCCACCGCGACAAGCCCGCCCTCGCTGCGCGTCTCGCAATCCCGCGCGCGCTGCACGATCAGGGCGTGCGCCGTTATGGCTTTCACGGCCTGTCCTATGAATATATTGCCCGGCGGTTGGCCGAGATCGACCCCGCGCTTGCATCCGGCCGGGTCATTGCCGCGCATCTGGGCAATGGCGCCAGCCTTTGCGCCATGGACGCCGGGCGAAGCATCGACACCACCATGGGGTTTACCGCGCTTGACGGGCTGATGATGGGCACGCGCTGCGGCAGCCTCGATCCAGGCGCCGTGCTGCATCTGCAAAGCCAGATGGGCATGAGCGCCGCCCAGGTCGAGGAGCTGCTCTACAAGAGATCCGGGCTGCTCGGCGTTTCGGGGCTGTCGAGCGACATGCGTACGCTCGCCGAAGCCGGCACAGCAGAAGCTGAAGAGGCGATGGACCTTTTCGCCTGGAGGGCTGGCAGGGAGGCCGGCGCGCTTGCATCCTCGCTTGGCGGGCTGGACGGGATCGTCTTCACTGCCGGCATCGGCGAGAATGATGCCGCCATGCGCAGTCGCATTTGCCGCCGGCTCGAATGGCTGGGGCTGGAGATCGACGAGATCGCCAATGCCGGCAACGGGCCTTTGATCAGCCTGCCTGACAGCAAGGTCAAAGCCTATGTCATTGCGACCGACGAGGAGCGCATGATCGCGCTGCATACCCTCAAGATCGTGGAGAAAGCAGAATGA
- the phbB gene encoding acetoacetyl-CoA reductase: MARIALVTGGVSGIGAATARLLKEKGYLVAVNYYGNDEEAEQFVKDTSIPAYSWNVADFTASQEGVAKVVADIGPIDILVNNAGITRDGTLHKMTEEQWRSVIDVDLGGCFNMCRAVIESMRERRFGRIVNISSVNGLSGQFGQTNYAAAKAGVIGFTKALALEGASRNITANAIAPGYTDTVMVAAVPEEALKAVLAGVPVGRLGTPQEIARAVLFLVEDEAGFVTGATLSVNGGKYLA; encoded by the coding sequence ATGGCCAGAATCGCGCTCGTCACCGGCGGCGTCAGCGGCATCGGCGCCGCGACCGCCAGGCTCCTCAAGGAGAAAGGCTATCTCGTCGCCGTCAACTATTATGGCAATGACGAGGAAGCCGAGCAGTTCGTGAAAGATACATCCATCCCGGCCTATAGCTGGAATGTGGCGGACTTCACGGCAAGCCAGGAGGGCGTCGCAAAAGTCGTCGCGGATATCGGTCCGATCGACATTCTCGTCAACAATGCCGGCATCACCCGAGACGGCACGCTCCACAAGATGACCGAGGAGCAGTGGCGCAGCGTCATCGACGTGGACCTTGGCGGATGCTTCAACATGTGCCGCGCCGTGATCGAGAGCATGCGCGAGCGGCGATTCGGCCGCATCGTCAATATCAGTTCGGTGAACGGCCTCTCGGGCCAGTTCGGCCAGACCAACTACGCCGCGGCCAAGGCCGGCGTGATCGGCTTCACCAAGGCGCTCGCGCTCGAGGGCGCGTCGCGCAACATCACCGCCAATGCGATCGCGCCGGGCTATACCGATACGGTCATGGTCGCCGCCGTGCCCGAAGAGGCGCTCAAGGCCGTACTGGCCGGTGTGCCGGTCGGACGTCTCGGCACCCCGCAAGAGATCGCGCGCGCCGTCCTCTTCCTGGTCGAGGATGAGGCGGGTTTCGTGACCGGCGCGACCCTCTCGGTCAACGGCGGCAAATATCTGGCCTAA
- a CDS encoding PHA/PHB synthase family protein → MSADTPTSPPDPLDGIAQTLDNAAGGAIAQVTLGLSPATLYEAFSNWALHLALSPGKQLQLAAKMGRKHMRLFDYAARSASDSDAALAIEPLPQDRRFSDPAWRKPPFNILSQAFLLHQQWWHAATTGVGGVNGHYEHMVQFTARQMLDMVAPTNFLATNPLLQQRIIETGGKCLVDGFQHLMEDMEHLVRGLPPVGVEYFRVGDTVATAKGKVVYRNQLIELIQYEPTTDQVRPEPILIVPAWIMKYYILDLSPENSMVNWLTSQGYTVFMISWHNPGTQDRDLDMENYRLMGPMAALDAVTAITGASSVHAVGYCIGGTLLSIALAAMARDGDERIASATLLATQTEFSEPGELGLFIDEGQLNLLEKMMWSRGYLDGSQMGGAFQILRSNDLVWSRVLGTYLMGERESLNDLMAWNADGTRMPYAMHSQYLRRLYLDDDLAEGKYKAGGKSIALSSIRKPLFVVGTERDHVAPWRSVHKIHLLTDAEITFVLTSGGHNAGIVSEPGHKGRRFKVKTREAEGLAYDPEEWQERAERKDGSWWIEWGEWLARHSGNPVAPPPLGAPDKGYAPIADAPGHYVLER, encoded by the coding sequence ATGAGCGCTGACACCCCGACATCGCCGCCCGACCCGCTCGACGGGATCGCGCAGACGCTGGACAACGCCGCGGGCGGCGCGATCGCACAGGTGACCCTCGGCCTCTCGCCCGCAACCCTATACGAGGCCTTCTCGAACTGGGCCCTCCACCTCGCGCTGTCACCGGGCAAGCAGTTGCAGCTGGCCGCGAAGATGGGCCGCAAGCATATGCGCCTCTTCGATTATGCGGCGCGCAGCGCGTCCGACAGCGATGCGGCGCTCGCCATCGAGCCGCTGCCGCAGGACCGCCGTTTCTCCGATCCCGCCTGGCGAAAGCCGCCTTTCAACATCCTCTCGCAGGCTTTCCTCCTCCATCAGCAATGGTGGCATGCCGCGACGACGGGCGTGGGCGGCGTCAACGGCCATTATGAGCATATGGTTCAGTTCACCGCACGGCAGATGCTCGACATGGTCGCGCCGACCAATTTTCTGGCGACCAATCCCCTGCTTCAGCAGCGGATCATCGAGACCGGCGGCAAATGCCTCGTCGACGGCTTCCAGCATCTCATGGAGGACATGGAGCATCTGGTGCGCGGCCTGCCTCCCGTTGGTGTCGAGTATTTCCGGGTCGGCGACACGGTAGCGACGGCCAAGGGCAAGGTCGTCTATCGAAACCAGCTTATCGAACTGATCCAGTATGAACCGACGACCGATCAGGTGCGCCCGGAACCGATCCTGATCGTCCCGGCCTGGATCATGAAATATTATATTCTCGACCTCTCGCCCGAGAACTCGATGGTCAATTGGCTGACCAGCCAGGGCTATACCGTGTTCATGATCTCCTGGCACAATCCGGGGACACAGGACCGCGATCTCGACATGGAGAATTACCGACTGATGGGGCCGATGGCCGCGCTCGACGCGGTCACGGCGATCACCGGCGCATCGTCTGTCCATGCGGTCGGCTATTGCATCGGCGGCACCCTGCTCTCGATCGCGCTCGCCGCAATGGCGCGCGACGGCGACGAGCGGATCGCCAGCGCCACGCTGCTGGCGACCCAGACCGAATTCAGCGAGCCGGGCGAGCTTGGCCTCTTCATCGACGAGGGACAGCTCAACCTGCTCGAGAAGATGATGTGGAGCCGCGGCTATCTCGACGGCAGCCAGATGGGCGGCGCATTCCAGATATTGCGATCGAACGACCTCGTCTGGTCGCGCGTGCTCGGCACCTATCTCATGGGCGAGCGCGAATCGCTGAACGACCTCATGGCGTGGAACGCCGATGGCACGCGCATGCCCTACGCCATGCACAGCCAGTATCTGCGGCGCCTCTATCTCGACGACGATCTCGCCGAGGGCAAATACAAAGCCGGCGGCAAGAGCATCGCGCTCTCCTCGATCCGCAAGCCCCTGTTCGTGGTCGGCACCGAGCGCGACCATGTCGCGCCCTGGCGCTCGGTTCACAAGATCCATCTTCTGACCGATGCGGAAATCACTTTCGTGCTGACGAGCGGCGGCCACAATGCCGGCATCGTCTCCGAACCCGGCCATAAAGGCCGCCGCTTCAAGGTGAAGACGCGGGAGGCGGAAGGTCTCGCTTATGATCCGGAGGAATGGCAGGAACGCGCCGAGCGCAAAGACGGCAGCTGGTGGATCGAATGGGGCGAATGGCTTGCCCGCCATTCGGGAAACCCGGTTGCGCCCCCGCCGCTAGGCGCCCCCGACAAGGGCTATGCCCCGATCGCGGATGCGCCCGGTCACTATGTTCTGGAGCGCTGA
- a CDS encoding acetyl-CoA C-acetyltransferase produces the protein MSSNVVLCAPVRTPIGAYGGTLKEMAAPALGSIAIAETVKRAGVGLDAIDAVVLGQVVQAGAKMNPARQAAIGAKLPDRVPALTVNRVCGSGAQAIASAAQEIMLGFSHAVVAGGMENMDQAPYVIEKGRWGYRMGDGKLVDAMLHDGLNDAFCNQHSGWVTEDLVSKFQITRDAQDAWAVRSQQNFSAAQAAGRFEEEIVAVEIPSRKGPIIFGKDEQNRPDTSLESLAKLKPAFRPEGTITAGNAPGLNSGAAAMIVASEDWADRNGVTPLGRLVAFGVGAVAPGLFGLGPVPAVRQALDRAGWSVSDLERVEINEAFAAIAIAVTHELGVAEDIVNVEGGAIAHGHPIGATGAVLTTRLLHALKREGLKRGLVTLCIGGGQGVALAVETI, from the coding sequence ATGAGCAGCAATGTCGTTCTGTGCGCGCCTGTCCGGACCCCGATCGGCGCCTATGGCGGGACCCTCAAGGAGATGGCCGCGCCGGCTCTTGGCAGCATCGCGATCGCCGAGACCGTAAAACGCGCCGGCGTCGGCCTTGATGCCATCGATGCCGTCGTCCTGGGCCAGGTGGTCCAGGCCGGCGCGAAGATGAACCCGGCGCGCCAGGCCGCCATCGGCGCCAAGCTTCCCGACAGAGTACCGGCCCTCACGGTCAACCGTGTCTGTGGCTCGGGCGCGCAGGCGATTGCCTCGGCCGCGCAGGAGATCATGCTCGGCTTCAGCCATGCTGTCGTCGCGGGGGGCATGGAGAATATGGATCAGGCGCCCTACGTCATCGAGAAAGGGCGCTGGGGCTACCGCATGGGCGACGGCAAGCTCGTCGACGCCATGCTCCATGACGGTCTCAATGACGCCTTCTGCAACCAGCATTCCGGCTGGGTCACCGAGGATCTGGTCAGCAAGTTCCAGATTACGCGCGATGCGCAGGATGCCTGGGCGGTCCGCTCGCAGCAGAATTTCAGCGCGGCCCAGGCCGCCGGCCGCTTCGAAGAGGAGATCGTCGCGGTCGAAATCCCTTCGCGCAAGGGTCCCATCATTTTCGGCAAGGACGAGCAGAACCGGCCCGACACGAGCCTCGAAAGCCTCGCAAAACTGAAACCCGCCTTCCGCCCCGAAGGCACGATCACGGCAGGCAATGCGCCGGGCCTCAACAGTGGTGCTGCGGCGATGATCGTCGCGAGCGAGGACTGGGCCGACCGCAACGGCGTCACGCCCCTGGGCCGTCTCGTCGCCTTCGGCGTCGGCGCGGTGGCGCCCGGCCTTTTCGGCCTGGGCCCGGTTCCCGCCGTCCGGCAGGCGCTGGACCGCGCGGGCTGGTCGGTCTCCGATCTCGAGCGCGTCGAAATCAACGAGGCGTTCGCCGCGATCGCGATCGCCGTCACGCACGAGCTCGGGGTCGCCGAGGACATCGTCAATGTCGAGGGCGGCGCCATCGCCCATGGCCATCCGATCGGCGCGACCGGCGCTGTGCTGACCACCCGCCTGCTGCATGCCCTGAAACGCGAGGGACTGAAGCGCGGCCTTGTCACCCTGTGCATCGGCGGCGGCCAGGGCGTCGCGCTCGCGGTGGAGACCATCTGA
- a CDS encoding bifunctional enoyl-CoA hydratase/phosphate acetyltransferase, translating to MSDAGMIENRTFDEIEVGETASIVRTLGERDIQLFALVSGDVNPAHLDADYAATDLFRRVIAHGMWGGGLISAVLGTELPGPGAIYLSQSLRFSHPVGLGDTITASVTVAEKRAEHRIVLFDCRCANQEGDVVISGQAEVKAPTEKVRRPRATLPEVQLRDHDGYRRLIELTSSGTPESTAVAHPCSPAAILAVVEAAEAKLITPILVGPEARIRKAAQEAGKDIARFRLVDADHSHDAAAKAVVLIRSGEAKLLMKGSLHTDELMGAVVPSATGLRTERRISHAYVMDVPDHPTPLIITDAAINIAPTLTEKADIIRNAIDLAHVIGIEEPKVAILAAVETVNPDMPSTLEAAALCKMADRGQITGGLLDGPLAFDNAISAAAAREKGIVSPVAGKAEILVVPNLEAGNMLAKQLTFLGGADAAGIVLGARVPIILTSRADSLRTRLASCAVAVLMARAATKAAPGLPESAPA from the coding sequence ATGAGCGACGCGGGCATGATCGAGAATCGAACGTTCGACGAAATCGAGGTCGGCGAGACGGCGAGCATCGTGCGCACCCTGGGCGAGCGCGACATCCAGCTCTTCGCGCTCGTGTCGGGCGACGTCAATCCGGCCCATCTCGACGCCGACTATGCGGCGACGGACCTGTTCCGGCGGGTCATCGCGCATGGCATGTGGGGCGGCGGGCTGATCTCCGCCGTGCTGGGCACCGAACTGCCCGGCCCCGGCGCGATATATCTCAGCCAGTCGTTGCGCTTTTCACATCCGGTGGGCCTCGGCGACACTATCACCGCGTCGGTGACGGTCGCGGAAAAGCGGGCCGAACATCGCATCGTGCTGTTCGACTGCCGCTGCGCCAATCAGGAAGGGGACGTCGTCATCTCAGGCCAGGCGGAGGTGAAGGCGCCGACCGAAAAGGTGCGTCGCCCCCGCGCTACTCTCCCCGAGGTGCAGCTTCGCGATCATGACGGCTATCGGCGTCTGATCGAGCTGACGTCGAGCGGCACGCCCGAGAGCACCGCTGTGGCCCATCCCTGCAGCCCGGCCGCCATTTTGGCGGTTGTCGAGGCGGCAGAAGCAAAGCTGATCACGCCCATCCTTGTCGGGCCTGAAGCCAGGATCCGAAAGGCGGCGCAGGAAGCAGGCAAGGATATCGCGCGCTTCCGCCTTGTCGACGCCGACCACAGCCATGACGCGGCGGCAAAGGCCGTCGTGCTGATCCGCTCGGGCGAAGCTAAGCTCCTCATGAAAGGCTCGCTGCACACCGACGAACTGATGGGGGCGGTGGTCCCGTCCGCAACGGGTCTGCGAACAGAGCGCAGGATCAGCCACGCCTATGTGATGGACGTGCCCGACCATCCGACGCCGCTCATCATCACCGACGCGGCGATCAACATCGCGCCGACGCTCACTGAAAAGGCCGACATCATCCGCAACGCGATCGACCTTGCCCATGTGATCGGCATCGAAGAACCCAAAGTCGCGATCCTTGCAGCGGTCGAGACCGTCAATCCCGACATGCCCTCCACGCTCGAGGCGGCCGCCCTGTGCAAGATGGCCGATCGTGGTCAGATCACCGGTGGCCTGCTCGACGGCCCTCTCGCCTTCGACAACGCGATCAGCGCGGCAGCGGCGCGCGAGAAGGGGATTGTCTCCCCGGTCGCCGGCAAAGCCGAAATTCTTGTCGTCCCCAATCTCGAAGCGGGCAACATGCTCGCCAAGCAGCTCACCTTCCTTGGCGGCGCGGACGCGGCGGGCATCGTACTGGGCGCGCGCGTGCCGATCATCCTGACGAGCCGCGCCGACAGCCTGCGCACGCGACTCGCCTCCTGCGCCGTGGCGGTGCTGATGGCCCGGGCGGCGACCAAGGCCGCGCCAGGTCTCCCTGAAAGCGCGCCGGCATGA
- a CDS encoding SDR family NAD(P)-dependent oxidoreductase — protein MPDFEDKVAIVTGAAMGLGEAIARELAASGARLVLADIDEDKAHALAHEIGPDRAKALRVNVAEAAEVEALVAFTLKSFGRLDAAVNNAGVGSVTKPTGEYDLDEWRRVISVDLDGVFYGMRYQIPAMLAGGGGTIVNMSSIYGSVGAPGSISYAAAKHAVIGMTRTAALEYAQQNIRINAVGPAFIHTPMVDATTDGHPPYEMIAHHPVGRLGQPEEVAGLVSFLLSDRASFMTGSYYPVDGGYLAQ, from the coding sequence ATGCCCGATTTCGAGGACAAGGTCGCAATCGTAACAGGCGCCGCCATGGGATTGGGAGAGGCGATCGCCCGCGAACTTGCAGCGTCCGGCGCGCGGCTCGTGCTTGCCGATATCGACGAGGACAAGGCCCACGCCCTTGCGCACGAGATCGGTCCGGACCGCGCAAAGGCGCTGCGGGTCAACGTCGCCGAGGCGGCCGAAGTCGAAGCGCTGGTGGCTTTCACCCTGAAGAGCTTCGGACGGCTCGACGCCGCGGTGAACAACGCGGGCGTGGGCTCCGTCACCAAGCCGACCGGGGAATATGATCTGGATGAATGGCGCCGGGTCATCAGCGTCGATCTCGACGGCGTTTTCTACGGCATGCGCTACCAGATCCCCGCGATGCTGGCGGGCGGCGGCGGTACGATCGTCAACATGAGTTCGATCTACGGATCGGTCGGGGCGCCCGGATCAATCAGCTACGCGGCAGCCAAACATGCCGTGATCGGCATGACCCGCACCGCCGCGCTTGAATATGCCCAGCAGAATATTCGTATCAATGCGGTGGGGCCTGCCTTCATCCACACGCCGATGGTCGATGCCACGACCGACGGCCACCCGCCCTACGAGATGATCGCGCACCATCCGGTAGGACGCCTGGGCCAGCCCGAAGAGGTTGCCGGGCTCGTCTCCTTCCTGCTGTCAGATCGCGCCTCGTTCATGACCGGCAGCTACTATCCCGTCGACGGCGGCTATCTCGCGCAATGA